The Salvia miltiorrhiza cultivar Shanhuang (shh) chromosome 1, IMPLAD_Smil_shh, whole genome shotgun sequence genome has a window encoding:
- the LOC131001065 gene encoding transcription termination factor MTEF18, mitochondrial-like: protein MSERLQETPSRLQIIRAPHLLKWVSLLCAHSNFTSSKFSLYVSGSHNLAQKVRSYGTESSIDLKNGVDFGGSGKKGRAVRAEAQSALVEYFHLTRSFRIMDAENMSKNAPEFFNRLMKRVVIDDDSKIKHSVTRFLRYHPVNEFEPFFESIGLRHSEYAQYLPRNLMFLADDELLLENYYVLCNYGIERNRIGKIFKEANEVFRYDYGSLQPKLRYFENLGLRQSIVAKIVAASPNLLRGNVGEFVEFLEMLKKVEIEYEWLLEHIREEDSYDWKCMLQLMCLFCKSGWSMKQVGELFKHHPDLLLECSGRITFGIIGLLLKFGATMSDVHALFLQFPQIPVLKFTKNLHNSYIFLSEIDMAAQDIGKIVCSNPALLGSIELKKVKSILSLLSCGKNKLCQMVNDDPFTLEAWVLGRRVEPLDTRKRAVKNLALRTEFLLSLGFKENSKDMEKALKALRGRGEELQERFNCLVNNGVSCEEAIKMVRISPQVLNQTRDVIETKIRLFFDELGYQASDLLTHPKILSYTIKRVTLRLLTYRWLKDQGAARPGLSLSTLLATSDEEFIKTYVTPHAGGPEFWKSLNKKHINK from the exons ATGTCCGAACGCCTTCAAGAAACCCCATCAAG ATTACAGATTATCAGAGCGCCCCATTTGCTCAAATGGGTTTCTTTACTATGCGCACATAGCAATTTTACATCATCAAAATTCAGTCTTTATGTTAGTGGGTCGCATAATCTTGCACAAAAAGTTAGGTCGTATGGAACAGAGAGCTCTATTGATTTGAAAAATGGTGTGGATTTTGGTGGGAGTGGGAAAAAAGGGCGTGCAGTGAGAGCAGAAGCACAATCTGCTTTGGTAGAGTACTTCCATTTAACTAGGAGTTTTAGGATCATGGATGCTGAGAACATGAGCAAGAATGCCCCTGAGTTTTTCAATAGGTTGATGAAGAGAGTGGTTATAGATGATGATAGCAAGATTAAGCATTCCGTGACACGTTTTTTGAGGTACCATCCGGTTAATGAGTTCGAGCCCTTCTTTGAGAGCATAGGGTTGAGGCATTCCGAATATGCTCAGTATCTACCGAGGAATTTGATGTTTTTGGCTGACGATGAGTTGTTGTTGGAGAACTATTATGTTCTGTGCAACTATGGCATTGAAAGGAATAGGATTGGGAAGATTTTCAAAGAAGCCAATGAGGTGTTTCGGTATGACTATGGCTCTCTGCAGCCAAAGCTCCGATATTTTGAGAATTTGGGGTTGAGACAGTCTATCGTTGCCAAGATTGTCGCTGCAAGTCCTAATCTTTTGAGGGGGAATGTTGGTGAATTTGTTGAGTTTCTGGAGATGTTAAAGAAGGTGGAGATTGAATATGAATGGCTTTTGGAGCATATACGCGAGGAGGATTCTTATGATTGGAAATGCATGCTTCAGCTCATGTGCTTATTCTGCAAGTCGGGCTGGAGTATGAAGCAAGTAGGGGAACTGTTTAAGCATCATCCTGATCTTCTGCTCGAGTGCTCTGGACGGATTACCTTTGGCATAATTGGGTTATTATTGAAATTTGGAGCAACAATGAGTGATGTACACGCTCTTTTTCTTCAGTTTCCTCAAATACCAGTTTTGAAGTTTACTAAGAATTTGCATAATTCCTACATCTTCCTCTCTGAAATTGACATGGCTGCCCAAGATATTGGTAAAATAGTCTGCTCGAACCCTGCACTTTTGGGTTCCATTGAACTCAAAAAAGTGAAGAGCATATTGAGCCTACTGAGCTGTGGCAAGAACAAGCTCTGTCAAATGGTGAACGATGATCCATTCACGTTGGAGGCATGGGTCCTTGGTAGGAGAGTCGAACCACTGGACACTCGAAAGAGGGCTGTTAAAAATTTGGCTTTGAGAACTGAGTTTCTGTTAAGCCTAGGCTTCAAAGAGAATTCGAAGGATATGGAAAAGGCTCTTAAAGCGCTTCGGGGCAGAGGAGAGGAACTTCAAGAGAGGTTCAATTGTTTAGTGAATAATGGCGTGAGTTGCGAGGAGGCAATAAAGATGGTCAGGATATCTCCTCAAGTTCTCAACCAGACGCGTGATGTTATTGAAACAAAGATTCGTCTTTTCTTTGATGAGTTGGGCTATCAGGCGTCTGATTTACTCACTCATCCCAAAATTCTCTCTTACACAATTAAGAGGGTGACGCTTAGGCTTCTAACGTACAGATGGCTTAAAGATCAAGGAGCAGCGCGTCCCGGTTTGTCCCTGAGCACGCTCTTGGCTACCTCAGATGAAGAATTCATCAAAACTTATGTAACTCCTCATGCTGGAGGGCCTGAATTTTGGAAAAGTCTGAATAAAAagcatataaataaataa
- the LOC131001104 gene encoding mitochondrial carnitine/acylcarnitine carrier-like protein gives MGDVAKDLTAGTVGGAAQLICGHPFDTIKVKLQSQPVPLPGQAPRYSGAIDAVKQTLAAEGPRGLYKGMGAPLATVAAFNAVLFTVRGQMEAFLRSSPGTPLTVGQQVVCGAGAGVAVSFLACPTELIKCRLQAQSSIATSGPAVPSGPGVPSVSAAAVAVKYGGPMDVARHVLRSEGGARGLFKGLLPTFAREIPGNAAMFGVYEGLKQYLAGGQDTSSLGRGSLILAGGLAGASFWGSVYPTDVVKSVLQVDDYKNPKYSGSVDAFRKILKSEGVKGLYKGFGPAMARSIPANAACFLAYEVTRSSLG, from the exons ATGGGGGATGTAGCTAAAGATCTAACCGCTGGGACTGTGGGAGGAGCAGCACAGTTGATATGCGGGCATCCGTTTGACACCATTAAGGTCAAGCTCCAAAGTCAACCTGTTCCACTTCCTGGACAGGCTCCAAGATATTCCGGTGCCATAGATGCCGTGAAGCAAACATTAGCTGCCGAAGGTCCAAGGGGCTTGTACAAAGGCATGGGAGCCCCACTTGCTACTGTGGCAGCCTTTAATGCAGTGCTCTTCACTGTTCGTGGCCAAATGGAGGCCTTCTTGCGGTCTTCTCCTGGTACTCCTCTTACTGTCGGCCAGCAGGTTGTTTGTGGAGCTGGAGCTGGTGTCGCTGTCTCCTTCCTGGCTTGCCCCACTGAATTGATCAAATGCAG ATTACAAGCCCAGAGTTCGATAGCAACTTCTGGGCCGGCAGTTCCTTCTGGGCCGGGTGTTCCTTCCGTGTcagctgctgctgttgctgtcAAATATGGCGGGCCCATGGATGTGGCAAGACACGTTCTTCGGTCAGAAGGAGGCGCGCGGGGTCTGTTCAAGGGGTTGCTCCCAACCTTTGCGCGTGAAATTCCTGGAAACGCAGCTATGTTTGGCGTGTATGAAGGACTAAAGCAGTATCTTGCAGGAGGGCAGGACACTTCTAGTTTGGGAAGAGGTTCACTAATACTGGCTGGAGGGTTAGCCGGAGCTTCGTTCTGGGGCTCTGTTTATCCGACAGATGTTGTCAAGAGTGTGCTGCAAGTCGACGACTACAAGAACCCCAAGTATTCGGGCTCTGTCGATGCATTCAGAAAGATATTGAAGTCGGAAGGGGTGAAGGGCCTGTACAAGGGATTCGGGCCTGCAATGGCCCGAAGTATTCCTGCAAATGCTGCTTGCTTCTTGGCATATGAAGTTACTAGGTCTAGTTTAGGATGA
- the LOC131001145 gene encoding uncharacterized protein LOC131001145, with amino-acid sequence MGRGRGKGRKQSAVADHDDTASGEDEKLPMRRRGRPHKPLKGEVEEEDKIVMTEKEDDDAEETKKSALSKSKRNQAAAENGRKRKRASHIEENAETVKEENGVGAKASATDLIKSVGYRPNGSRRKNKPRRAAEVGVECQ; translated from the coding sequence ATGGGTAGAGGGAGAGGAAAAGGAAGGAAACAGTCTGCAGTTGCTGATCATGATGATACTGCAAGTGGCGAGGATGAGAAGTTGCCGATGAGGAGAAGAGGAAGGCCACATAAGCCATTGAAAGGTGAAGTCGAGGAAGAGGATAAAATCGTGATGACAGAGAAGGAGGATGATGATGCGGAGGAAACAAAGAAATCAGCATTGAGTAAAAGTAAGAGAAACCAAGCTGCTGCAGAGAATGGCaggaagaggaagagagctTCACACATAGAGGAAAATGCAGAGACGGTGAAAGAGGAAAACGGTGTGGGAGCCAAAGCTAGTGCTACTGACTTGATCAAGTCTGTTGGATACAGACCAAACGGGAGTAGAAGGAAAAATAAGCCTAGGCGGGCTGCTGAAGTTGGCGTTGAGTGCCAATGA